A region of the Macrobrachium nipponense isolate FS-2020 chromosome 14, ASM1510439v2, whole genome shotgun sequence genome:
AAAGGCAAATTGTACAGATTCTCGCATGCGCTCTTTAGTTTTatctttctatatgtatatatatatatttatatattatatattataataatatatttatatatgattatacatacatacatacatacacgcacaacacacacacatgttcaaACCACCAAATCAGAATgtaaaccttttttcattaattatggtttttttcttttcataactgTTTTAAATTTATGCATACTTTTATATGATCATATTATAAAAGGTCTTTATGTCATTAGGTGACAGAAATATTCTAAAAGCGGGACTtttgttccaaaaaaaaaaaaaaggggacatataagataattttctttaaaaagccGGACATTTTAATCCCATTTAAAAAAGCGGGACTCTGGTCACCtgtaaagcaagagcccgtgccaccaTAAGGCTGCAGGCTCAATAATCTATGTTGTCGTCGTCCCAACCGCTGCTTCTGCTACAAACGAACTCTCCTCAGCTGATGGGCCACTGTCAAGGTCACACGCTGAGTCGCTGACTAATCGGCCAGCCCCACCCTCGGGCAGCCGGGCTCAGATATGATAACAAACGGTACTTGCTCAACATCTAACGTAAGTTACCCTCTAGAAAGGCTGTCTTCTAATGGCCACAACTTTGTAGTGGGTAAATGCGCATACAATGCGCGTGTTTTGAAGATAATGCCAAAAAGATATCATGATTAGTTACTAGTATTTGTGTTTGGGCACCTCGAATAATGTTAATGGTAAGGTTTCTGTAGTTAAATCACATCCAACTGCTTATATCGAGTAATTTTCAAGTGTTGATAATCATACTATCAACTTTACATCTCCCTGCTGTTCTGTAAGCAACATGAAGCACACGCCTTGAGAGAGTCATTATCAGCAGTTCTTGAAATAAGAAATTATTCCCATGTGCTCCTAGTACATCTCCATTATGTACGAGTAATCAAGTGTCGTGTAGTATCAGTGTTGCTCAGAACAATATCGACGCCATCGCTTGCAAGGTTTCAACTTTGACAAAGTTTGTTTCGTGTCCTTGTCATACGCTGACCATAATGGAGGCAGACGATTTTGAACCTTAGCTGTTTATTGTGCGCATGACAATTTGTAAACCTCCGTTGGACGTATATCTGAAGGATATAAAAATCACAATTCATAAAGTCGTGTGGCAACTGTCCACCTCCCAACGTGCGTTGGCGCCTTAACTCCCTATGGATACGGGGATAACATTCAAATGACTCAAGGGTAAAACTCAAAATGTACTGGAATCTAGATAAATTCCGGAGATCAGATATCAAGTACAAGGAAGTCCATATCTTTTACAGGGAAGGGGGTGTGAATATATACCAATAATTTTGAATTACAGCGAACTAGCTATATATTTATACGTTTTGTAGAGCTGAGCGAGAGCTTGCAGGTTCTGTCTACCTGATCGAAACAATTCGTTGTTGTCCAGTTGTTTGGTTTTCGTATAGAACACATTCACAATAGAGTACGTATAATGATAAGCCTTGTTTCCCTTAATTGAAATTTTAGGAATAGTCTTTTCTGTTTACATCACAAGCGCAAATGTTGAAGGCGCTTTTACTTGAATGAACATCATAAAACGAATTAAAGCGAGAAAAGGGGACTATACATACTTAAGCATGGGGTGAacatttgtgtgtgcatatatatatatatatatatatatatatatatatatatatatatatatatatatatatatatatacacacacacacacacacatatatatatatatatatatatatatatatatatatatatatatatatatattatatatatatagtcatcaatGAAACATACAAAACGGTGAAATATTGAAGGGGCAAAAATGAAAATTCTGGCAGAACTGCTGAGTCATGTTAAACTTCGGGTGTAGACTATATACATGCCAGTCACTCACCGCCAGTGCTCCTACGGACCTTCGGTCCTGTCTGACTGACTCCTACCGCCGCCGCCCTCCCAGTTTATGTTTGACTGTCCTAGTGGGTTGCAGTGCGCATGATCTTGCGGGCAAATATTTCAGGAGGATACGTGTGATCACTGCCAGTTCTTATTCAGGATATCATTTCGCAGATTGTGAACGTCCCTCCCATGCTGCTAACAGAGCTTGGCTGTAGCTACATGACGAAATATCCAAAGTAATTATGTGAATGTGAATTGAAAGTGTGCAAAAGAATATCATCGCAACTCGTAAGAAGTCATTTCCATAATTCCACTGACAGTTATCGAGAAAGTTACCAAGGAAGGAAGTGCAAGGAACGATTGGAATTTGTGTCCAGCTAATgttagtttattttctttgtttttttgctttttttattgtgTCCTCCATAGTTTTTTCTATTCCGAGGGTAGTGGAATTTAACTCCTCTCTTGGACCTTTCATCTACATTCAACTTTTAATATTAAGTATGCACATAAATggttaagtacacacacacacacatacacacacacacacacacacatatatatatatatattatatatatatatatatatatatatatatatatatatatatatatatatatatatatatatatacataaatgtgtgtgtgtattgatattTGAGCATAATGTTTTAATCACTTACGAGTAAGGTATCACGGTAGGTTTTAAAGAAGGACTgctgcatatatttatttgttgtatgaatattaaagtatttaatATTCATTCCTTATCTTGGATATTATGAGAAGAATTTTCCTCGGCAAGATAAAGGCctaatttaaattttataaatgaaacCATGTTGCTGGCGACTGGTGGCCGCCTGGTGACCAGAGAGGGAACTACACAAAGTAAACAAAGGCACGAGTGTTTCGCGGTTTATTGGAAATCGCTGTCAGGTTTTCATCTATTTTCCCCCATAATTAGGTAGGTTTTCAGCAATTAAAGTACACCAGAAAGTATTGCGaatgcatttttcatattttgttaataaaaagCGAGGAAAGCTAAGAATAATATGACTGATTTTACGGTTTCTATTCCTTGTTACATCTCGTTGTATCGAAGTTGTTCAGAATAACGTCGACTTTATTACCTGCAAGGTCTCACTCGATTAGTTTCGTTTCGTTGTATCGCTGATGAGAACGGAGGCAGACGATTCCGAACTTTATCTCTTATCTGCTTTTATCGTGAACATCTTGCTCTTCATTGTCTCCAACTTTAATCATGTGATTTCTGTAGGGGGTCGCTGCTTCCTGTCAGTCTTCTCCACCTTCATGAACATCTATAAACCCTCATTTTTTAAACCCTCATATCGGAAGGACACAAAAATGACAACTTCTAACGTTGCGTGGCAGCTATTCACATCTCCGCATGTAGGCGCCTTTGTTGTTATTTGTTTGGAATTTCCATGTTTTAGGGAAATTCAGATAAGCTAAATGATGTAGCTTATTGTCATTGAAGAATAAGTATAACCCTAAAGCATTCAGTAGTTAGATATAAAATCACTCACATTAGTATTTAAGTGGCTGGAGATTGTATAGTCACAGAAGAAGGAAATCTTATAACAGGCTGCAGAGATTTATTGCACTAAAAGCTAAATAATTTAAGAAAAGTTTTGATGGGCCACACTACAATAACGTAAGTTgttttaaatgcatataattatcGCAGTCATTTGCCAAAAGTCTAAAATAACTATTCCAGAAGTTAAACTTTGCGATGAGGTGTTGAGATAAAGGTTTATCAGCTGCATAGTTTCCAGTAGAGCATCGGAATGATAACATTTGTCATCTTTCAAACTAACCTTTTTCTTCACAGTCCACAGGGATCTTCCTAATGTAGTCTACGAAGGAGATTCCACAGCTAAGAAGAAATTCCCAGATGATAGATCTACTGCACATCAAGACAGCCAGTTTATTGTTGGGCTTCGTTACCTTACTCTTCTCAGGGTTGTATTGTTAGAAAAGcgctttgacaaaagaaaaagaatagagTGGAGAAACTTCTTGGTATAGGATAATATTATTACCTAATCATCCAACTGTGCACATATTCAAGGAGCAGCGAATCCTCTATCacttcatttttcaaaataaaagagtTGACAAATAAGCCATGGAACAACCAAGAAGAAACGCTAGAGATGAAAGAGATAACACAGAATTACATAGAGCTGTTAAAACTAATGATGCTGAATTAGCTCGGAGACTCATTCTATCTGGGGCCACAGTAGATTCTCAGAACAAAGATAAAGAGACGCCTTTGCATCTTGCAACAATTAAGGGAAATACTCATATCATGGAAATGCTTATTGAAGCTGGAGCCAACGTGCATAATGTCAATGCCTTGGGCAGGACCGGTGCTCATCATGCAGCTTTTCGTGGGCAACTTGATGTTGTCAAAGTTCTTTTAAAGGCAGGGTTTGATGTAGACTTCAAAAACGGAAAAGGAGATACTTTACTTCATTTGGCAGCCGGTAAAGGCCACAAAGAATTAGTGCAACTCTTGATCAGGAAAGGTGCAAGAGTAGATGCCAAAAATAACATAGGTAACACAGCTTTACATTATGTTGCTAAATATAACAGCGTTAATGTAGTTCAGGAACTCATTGATTCTCGGGCTACAGTGGATATTCAGAACAATCGTGGACAAACACCTTTGCATCTTGCAACAAATAAGGGATATAGCCATATAATGGAAATACTTATCAAAGGTggaggtgatatatataatttccaagaTCAGGGTACTTCGGGTGGTCATCACGCAGCTTTTAATGGTGATCTGGAGTCTCTGGAGGTTCTTTTAAAGGCAGGGCTTGATGTCAACctaaaaaacgaaaaaggaaattCTTTACT
Encoded here:
- the LOC135226141 gene encoding serine/threonine-protein phosphatase 6 regulatory ankyrin repeat subunit B-like; this encodes MEQPRRNARDERDNTELHRAVKTNDAELARRLILSGATVDSQNKDKETPLHLATIKGNTHIMEMLIEAGANVHNVNALGRTGAHHAAFRGQLDVVKVLLKAGFDVDFKNGKGDTLLHLAAGKGHKELVQLLIRKGARVDAKNNIGNTALHYVAKYNSVNVVQELIDSRATVDIQNNRGQTPLHLATNKGYSHIMEILIKGGGDIYNFQDQGTSGGHHAAFNGDLESLEVLLKPEKVTSK